From Rhodococcus sp. B7740, one genomic window encodes:
- a CDS encoding ABC transporter permease: MSSTLDRVATVPTTPPKVTSSAGRTNARRFLPPVVVAIVAVLIWWVAAVLVDSLIFPTPAEAMASLADDLGKADFRANVGDSLRILVLAFLASTVVGSLLGLTLGLSPFWTRTIAPIVYSINSIPKIVLYPIFLSFLGIGALSRFGFSFYAAFIPMFLVAIEATASVQRIHLKMAASLQVSWPRLIRQIVIPAVLPALATGMRMTFGLAFLGLLLAEMFSSSSGIGYELLRNVSLVRMENIMGTVVLILVMALPPTIALQWLETRINSKYGGR; this comes from the coding sequence ATGAGCAGCACCTTGGACAGAGTAGCCACCGTCCCCACCACTCCCCCGAAGGTGACATCGTCCGCGGGCCGCACCAACGCCCGACGGTTCCTCCCTCCCGTCGTCGTGGCCATCGTCGCGGTCCTGATCTGGTGGGTCGCGGCCGTCCTCGTCGACAGTCTCATCTTCCCGACGCCCGCCGAGGCCATGGCCTCACTCGCCGACGACCTGGGCAAGGCAGACTTCCGAGCCAACGTCGGTGATTCGCTCCGCATCCTCGTGCTCGCGTTCCTCGCCAGCACCGTCGTGGGTTCCCTGCTGGGTCTGACGCTGGGACTGAGTCCGTTCTGGACCCGAACCATCGCCCCGATCGTCTACTCGATCAACAGCATCCCGAAAATCGTGCTGTACCCGATCTTTCTGTCCTTCCTCGGGATCGGTGCACTGAGCCGATTCGGCTTCTCCTTCTACGCCGCCTTCATCCCGATGTTCCTCGTCGCCATCGAGGCCACCGCATCGGTCCAACGAATCCACCTCAAGATGGCGGCATCATTGCAGGTGAGCTGGCCCAGGTTGATCCGTCAGATAGTCATCCCCGCAGTGCTCCCGGCATTGGCGACGGGAATGCGCATGACGTTCGGCCTGGCATTCCTGGGTCTGCTTCTGGCCGAGATGTTCTCGTCCTCCAGCGGCATCGGATACGAACTTCTGCGCAACGTCAGCCTGGTACGGATGGAAAACATCATGGGCACGGTTGTATTGATCCTCGTGATGGCACTGCCGCCCACCATCGCCCTGCAGTGGTTGGAAACTCGCATCAACTCGAAATACGGTGGTCGGTGA